Proteins from one Bacillota bacterium genomic window:
- a CDS encoding glycosyltransferase family 4 protein, with amino-acid sequence MRILLVVRSCQGGMKNHVANLVAGLTEQGHQVFVAGGQTDVDWRGANLPLSANPIQFWSCTYILSSLITELAPDVVHFHGALAALLALTVPKDRGSVWIYTAHNFPAGVTSCLCRSSQLTKKMDRVIAVSKSLATALIAQGIPEEKITVVYNGIDLGRFKPQPFDVFLRTPLFLSIGRLVPEKGFTFLLEAMAQVKAIGWPHVRLVIVGDGPSRSQLENLARRLNIAAAVEFVGHKTEPGRLLEEAFALVTPSVREGLGLVNIEAMAMGRPVISTWAGGIPEVVVHGGTGLLVPPKMPGALAMAMMFLLQYPEIAKQLGMAASERAHSHFSAAATTSSTLRVYREALKA; translated from the coding sequence ATGCGAATTCTGTTAGTGGTGAGATCATGTCAGGGCGGCATGAAAAATCATGTTGCTAACCTAGTTGCGGGTTTGACCGAGCAAGGGCATCAAGTATTCGTTGCCGGGGGGCAGACGGATGTTGACTGGAGGGGGGCAAATTTGCCCTTGAGCGCCAATCCAATCCAATTCTGGAGTTGTACGTACATTTTAAGCTCATTGATAACAGAATTAGCTCCAGATGTGGTTCATTTCCATGGGGCACTGGCTGCTTTATTAGCCTTGACTGTTCCCAAGGACCGAGGAAGTGTCTGGATTTACACTGCTCATAACTTCCCCGCTGGTGTAACCAGTTGTTTATGCCGAAGCAGCCAGCTAACTAAGAAGATGGATCGAGTGATAGCCGTATCAAAATCACTGGCGACGGCTCTAATTGCCCAGGGTATCCCGGAGGAAAAAATTACCGTGGTTTATAATGGTATTGACTTAGGACGATTTAAGCCTCAACCCTTTGATGTCTTTCTCAGAACGCCCCTCTTTCTTAGTATCGGGAGGTTGGTACCGGAAAAGGGGTTTACCTTTTTGCTGGAAGCCATGGCTCAGGTAAAAGCAATAGGGTGGCCGCATGTACGCTTGGTAATAGTGGGCGATGGCCCCAGTCGTTCCCAGTTAGAGAATTTGGCCCGCAGGTTAAATATCGCAGCCGCAGTTGAATTTGTCGGTCACAAGACGGAGCCCGGCAGATTGCTGGAAGAAGCGTTTGCCTTGGTTACTCCGTCGGTGCGTGAGGGCCTGGGACTGGTTAACATTGAAGCCATGGCTATGGGCCGACCTGTGATTAGCACTTGGGCCGGAGGCATTCCCGAAGTGGTGGTTCACGGAGGGACTGGATTACTGGTTCCGCCGAAAATGCCTGGTGCACTGGCCATGGCTATGATGTTTCTGCTGCAATATCCGGAAATAGCCAAACAGTTAGGGATGGCTGCAAGCGAACGAGCGCACAGCCATTTTTCTGCTGCAGCCACCACTTCCTCTACCCTGAGAGTCTACAGGGAGGCCTTAAAAGCATGA
- a CDS encoding S-adenosylmethionine decarboxylase proenzyme, whose product MKALGRHILAEFFGCDSEILNDVGTVESILVDAALTAGAEVREVAFHRFSPQGVSGMVIISESHLAIHTWPELGYAAVDVFTCGDEVDPWDAYNYIVSAFGADKVTATEVKRGIFQLLPACT is encoded by the coding sequence ATGAAAGCACTGGGGCGTCACATCCTGGCTGAGTTCTTTGGCTGCGACAGCGAGATTCTAAATGATGTGGGTACTGTGGAAAGCATACTGGTTGATGCAGCGTTAACTGCTGGCGCAGAAGTCCGTGAGGTGGCATTTCACCGATTTAGCCCCCAAGGGGTAAGCGGGATGGTCATTATCTCGGAGTCGCACTTGGCCATACACACCTGGCCGGAACTCGGCTATGCTGCTGTGGACGTCTTTACTTGTGGTGATGAGGTGGATCCTTGGGACGCCTATAACTATATAGTGTCTGCTTTCGGCGCGGACAAGGTGACGGCAACAGAAGTGAAGCGCGGCATTTTTCAGCTGCTGCCGGCGTGTACTTGA
- a CDS encoding DUF2508 family protein, with protein MKPTPELLLHGDINLNIVREAKDDWQLAQAYFTWVVEPELVDFAIFWERAARLRYVYLLRCLRKDGYRMSRTEVIESVLRQG; from the coding sequence ATGAAGCCCACCCCAGAACTCCTACTTCATGGGGATATTAACTTAAACATAGTAAGGGAGGCAAAGGACGACTGGCAGTTGGCTCAAGCGTATTTTACCTGGGTAGTTGAACCGGAATTGGTTGACTTCGCAATTTTTTGGGAGCGAGCCGCCCGTTTACGTTATGTCTATCTGCTCCGTTGTCTAAGAAAAGACGGCTACCGTATGAGCCGTACCGAAGTCATCGAATCGGTGTTACGGCAGGGATAA
- a CDS encoding D-alanine--D-alanine ligase — MTRLKVGIVFGGKSGEHEVSLMSAASVIRYLPSNKYEPVLIGVTRDGRWITNGNPWETLSEGRDDDAGCIPVELLASLDVVFPVMHGTYGEDGTIQGLFEMCGVPYVGAGVLGSSVGMDKAIMKSVFRDHKLPLAGYKVILLPDWLQGPDEICRDIIDSFGLPVFVKPANLGSSVGISKARDEKELRQSIEVASGYDRKLVVEEFIPAREIECSVLGNDDPQASVVGEIIPHNEYYDYEAKYTDGKSDLVIPAQLEPEVADEVRALAIAAFKAVDCCGMARMDFFLHRITGEIIVNEINTIPGFTNFSMYPRLWQASGLSYPDLLDRLIKLALERYAERKRFSISRR; from the coding sequence ATGACAAGACTCAAAGTGGGAATTGTTTTCGGCGGGAAGTCAGGAGAGCATGAAGTTTCGCTTATGTCGGCGGCTTCGGTAATAAGATACTTGCCATCGAATAAATACGAGCCAGTTCTGATAGGGGTTACCAGAGACGGAAGATGGATTACTAACGGCAATCCTTGGGAAACACTAAGTGAGGGGCGGGATGATGATGCCGGCTGCATACCGGTTGAATTACTGGCATCTTTAGATGTGGTGTTTCCTGTAATGCATGGTACTTACGGTGAGGATGGAACCATTCAGGGATTGTTTGAAATGTGCGGGGTGCCGTACGTGGGAGCAGGGGTTTTGGGCTCAAGTGTAGGTATGGATAAGGCGATCATGAAAAGCGTATTTCGGGACCATAAATTACCCTTAGCCGGATATAAGGTAATACTACTCCCCGATTGGCTCCAAGGCCCTGATGAGATCTGCCGGGATATCATTGATTCTTTTGGTTTGCCTGTGTTCGTTAAGCCAGCCAACTTAGGCTCCAGTGTCGGTATCAGTAAAGCCAGAGATGAGAAAGAATTACGACAGTCAATCGAAGTGGCCAGTGGCTACGACCGCAAGCTTGTGGTAGAGGAGTTCATCCCGGCACGAGAAATCGAATGCTCTGTTCTGGGAAATGATGATCCGCAAGCATCAGTAGTGGGTGAGATTATTCCTCACAATGAGTACTACGACTATGAAGCCAAGTATACAGACGGCAAATCTGATTTGGTCATACCGGCACAACTGGAACCTGAGGTTGCTGATGAAGTGAGGGCCTTGGCAATAGCAGCTTTTAAAGCTGTAGATTGCTGTGGTATGGCCAGAATGGATTTCTTCTTGCATCGGATTACCGGGGAAATTATTGTTAACGAAATAAATACCATACCTGGTTTTACCAATTTTTCCATGTATCCACGCTTGTGGCAGGCCAGTGGACTTAGCTATCCTGATTTACTGGACAGACTTATTAAGCTAGCTTTGGAGCGTTATGCTGAGCGCAAACGGTTTTCGATCTCACGCAGATAG
- the fusA gene encoding elongation factor G — translation MKDYAADKLRNVALISHGGAGKTSLTEALLYTSGGTDRLGKVDEGNTVSDYDPDEIKRKITINASVLPCEWSDSKINLLDTPGYPDFIGEVLGALSVADAALVVVCAVSGVEVNTGRMWTLAERRGLPRLLFINKLDRENAHFDRVLEQIQSELSPHAVAMQVPIGSEADFKGIIDLITMKAVFFENGGVKEGSIPEELQELAETYHEKMVEAAAETDDDLTMKYLEGEELTQDEIIQGLRHGTLSGKVFPVLCGSAYLNKGAGLLMDAMIHYLPSPQDRPAVKATALPTKEEVLLECNDEQPLVAQAFKTVADPFVGKLTYFRVYTGRLSSDGSIYNANREKSERVGQVFIPRGKVQIPVDAVAAGDIGAVAKLQETSTGDTLGQKDTQIMLPGFEFLAPSYSVALTAKSKGDEDKLSTGLSRLMEEDPTLTLRKDAESRELIVSGMGDVHIDVMVDRLKRKFGVEVLTATPSVPYRETLRKPVRVEGRHKKQTGGHGQYGHVWLEIEPLPEGSGFVFEEKIFGGAVPKQYIPAVEKGLREALQEGVLAGFPVVDIKTILVDGSFHPVDSSEMAFKIAASLAFKKGAEEAGPVLLEPIMNVEVTVPDAFMGDVIGDLNAKRGRILGLEPTGSFQVIKGQVPLAELLKYAIDLRSLTQGRGSFTMSFDHYEEVPARTAEAIAARVREEREQA, via the coding sequence ATGAAAGACTATGCAGCGGATAAGTTGCGCAATGTAGCCCTGATTTCACATGGAGGCGCCGGCAAAACCTCCCTTACAGAAGCCCTTCTTTATACCAGCGGTGGAACCGACAGGTTGGGAAAAGTTGATGAGGGGAATACCGTTTCGGATTATGATCCCGATGAAATCAAACGCAAAATAACCATCAATGCTTCGGTTCTCCCGTGTGAATGGTCAGATTCTAAGATTAATCTGCTGGATACACCGGGCTATCCCGATTTTATCGGTGAGGTGCTAGGAGCTCTTTCCGTGGCTGACGCAGCGTTAGTGGTAGTATGCGCTGTTTCAGGCGTGGAAGTAAACACTGGCCGGATGTGGACTTTGGCTGAGAGAAGAGGCCTGCCGCGTCTTTTGTTTATTAACAAACTGGATCGCGAAAATGCCCATTTTGACCGGGTTTTAGAGCAAATCCAATCCGAGCTGTCGCCTCATGCCGTAGCAATGCAAGTTCCTATTGGCTCCGAAGCTGATTTTAAGGGTATTATTGATCTTATCACCATGAAAGCAGTTTTCTTTGAGAACGGAGGAGTTAAAGAAGGTTCCATTCCCGAAGAACTGCAGGAGCTGGCCGAAACTTATCATGAAAAAATGGTGGAGGCAGCTGCCGAAACGGACGATGATTTGACAATGAAGTACCTGGAAGGGGAGGAGCTTACCCAGGACGAGATCATACAAGGGTTACGGCACGGTACCCTTAGCGGCAAGGTGTTTCCGGTCTTGTGCGGGTCTGCCTATCTGAACAAAGGTGCAGGTTTACTGATGGATGCCATGATTCACTATCTTCCTTCACCACAGGACAGACCAGCGGTGAAAGCGACAGCACTGCCTACTAAGGAGGAAGTGTTACTGGAATGTAACGACGAACAGCCGCTAGTAGCTCAAGCCTTTAAGACAGTGGCCGATCCCTTTGTCGGCAAATTGACTTACTTCCGCGTCTACACGGGCCGCTTGTCTTCTGACGGGAGCATTTATAATGCCAACCGAGAAAAATCCGAACGAGTGGGCCAGGTATTTATTCCACGGGGTAAGGTGCAGATCCCGGTGGACGCGGTAGCAGCAGGTGACATAGGGGCCGTGGCTAAACTTCAGGAGACAAGTACCGGTGACACCTTGGGCCAGAAAGACACGCAGATAATGTTACCGGGGTTTGAGTTTTTGGCGCCATCCTACTCAGTCGCCCTGACGGCTAAATCTAAAGGCGATGAAGACAAGCTGAGTACGGGTCTGTCCAGGTTGATGGAGGAGGATCCGACCCTGACTTTGCGCAAAGATGCTGAAAGTCGCGAGTTGATCGTGTCGGGGATGGGCGATGTGCATATAGATGTGATGGTGGATAGACTGAAGCGCAAGTTCGGCGTGGAAGTCCTTACAGCAACACCCAGCGTGCCGTACCGGGAGACTTTGCGTAAACCGGTGCGAGTTGAAGGGAGGCACAAAAAGCAGACTGGGGGCCACGGACAATACGGACATGTGTGGTTGGAGATAGAACCCCTACCTGAGGGCAGTGGCTTTGTGTTTGAAGAGAAGATTTTCGGCGGTGCGGTGCCGAAACAGTACATCCCAGCGGTAGAGAAGGGTCTTCGGGAAGCCCTGCAGGAGGGAGTGTTGGCAGGCTTTCCGGTGGTAGATATAAAAACCATTCTAGTGGACGGTTCCTTCCATCCAGTAGACTCTTCCGAGATGGCTTTTAAGATTGCAGCCAGTCTGGCGTTCAAAAAGGGAGCGGAAGAGGCTGGCCCGGTTCTTCTGGAGCCCATTATGAATGTTGAAGTTACGGTACCTGATGCCTTTATGGGTGATGTTATTGGTGACTTGAATGCCAAACGGGGACGAATTCTTGGACTTGAGCCTACAGGAAGTTTTCAGGTAATCAAAGGCCAAGTTCCGCTGGCCGAGCTATTGAAGTACGCCATTGATTTACGCTCCCTGACTCAAGGGCGCGGAAGTTTCACGATGTCTTTTGACCATTATGAAGAAGTTCCTGCTCGCACAGCCGAGGCGATTGCCGCTCGGGTCAGAGAGGAAAGAGAGCAGGCTTAG
- the surE gene encoding 5'/3'-nucleotidase SurE: protein MFVLLSNDDGIQAPGLVALAKEFSCAHHEVAVVAPDRERSASSHSITVHKPLRVQQVDTHAGTKWAYAVNGTPGDCVKLALTTLLPKQPDMVVSGINCGSNLGTDVFYSGTVAAALEALLHGIPAVAVSLATSNPEADYGFAARVGLSVAERLITKPALSRALININVPDLSRSAIKGVRITRLGIRRYRNVFETRRDPRGQTYYWLAGEPVTGASSVDTDIAMVEQGYVSITPVAVDLTDYERLNQIRSWENEIDT from the coding sequence ATGTTCGTCCTCCTCAGTAACGATGACGGGATCCAGGCTCCGGGATTAGTGGCTCTGGCAAAAGAGTTTTCTTGTGCCCATCACGAAGTGGCAGTGGTGGCGCCGGACAGAGAGCGCAGCGCGTCCAGCCACTCGATAACAGTACACAAACCGCTCCGGGTACAGCAGGTGGATACGCACGCTGGTACAAAATGGGCCTATGCAGTGAACGGTACTCCCGGCGACTGTGTAAAACTGGCTCTAACTACGTTGCTGCCGAAACAACCGGATATGGTAGTTAGCGGTATTAACTGCGGGTCCAATTTAGGTACAGATGTTTTCTATTCGGGAACAGTGGCAGCCGCGCTGGAAGCGTTGTTGCACGGAATACCTGCAGTGGCGGTGTCTTTGGCAACATCGAACCCTGAGGCCGATTATGGTTTTGCCGCCCGGGTAGGATTATCAGTAGCCGAACGCTTAATCACAAAGCCGGCGTTGTCACGCGCTTTGATCAACATAAACGTGCCGGATCTATCCAGGTCCGCCATAAAAGGCGTAAGAATAACCCGATTAGGAATTCGCCGCTATCGCAATGTGTTCGAAACCCGCCGTGATCCTCGCGGGCAGACGTACTATTGGCTGGCCGGTGAGCCAGTGACCGGTGCCAGCAGTGTGGATACCGATATTGCCATGGTAGAACAAGGATACGTCTCGATAACTCCGGTTGCGGTGGACTTAACGGATTATGAGCGCCTCAACCAGATACGATCTTGGGAAAACGAAATTGACACATAA
- a CDS encoding tetratricopeptide repeat protein, whose amino-acid sequence MNSRLILEAELCFVSALAINPGLSEAYYWLGYLYSRQGRYEQAALELRNCLAAQPRNGYAYAELGLVYFKLAHIREARALWQQGIMLTSGSVQPLTELLQHMSFYVTLDGENRVIPNLCSMATLTATKDVDLAYSYLERAYILEPYNPAIFASLAALFGADGREDEAGLAWEEAVRLCPEDPDLQAKVAAYYLGRGKTEQAKSRAEKAVELAPNNASYRLLLAQAEERLNNVIAAETHLRMAHKLEPEQTDINFELGRLLWSHVKSPAGLSFLVKAARAGHDEAQAFLTMINIDRGRKRLFSRTDRGGTVFEHTAY is encoded by the coding sequence TTGAACAGCCGCCTGATCTTGGAAGCTGAACTGTGTTTCGTCAGCGCCCTGGCTATTAATCCAGGTTTGAGCGAGGCTTATTATTGGCTTGGCTACTTGTACAGCCGGCAGGGCCGATATGAACAAGCAGCCTTGGAGCTGCGCAATTGTCTGGCAGCACAACCTCGTAACGGGTACGCCTACGCAGAATTAGGGCTGGTTTATTTTAAGCTCGCACATATTCGGGAAGCACGGGCCCTATGGCAACAAGGAATAATGCTCACATCCGGCAGCGTTCAGCCTTTGACCGAGTTATTGCAGCACATGTCTTTTTATGTAACGCTAGACGGTGAAAATAGAGTCATTCCCAATTTATGCTCCATGGCTACTCTTACCGCGACGAAGGATGTTGATCTGGCCTACAGCTACTTGGAGCGGGCCTACATATTGGAACCTTATAACCCAGCCATATTCGCATCGTTGGCGGCCCTATTCGGTGCTGACGGGAGGGAGGACGAGGCCGGTTTAGCCTGGGAAGAGGCTGTCCGTCTCTGCCCCGAAGATCCCGACCTGCAGGCTAAGGTGGCCGCATACTATCTTGGTAGGGGTAAGACAGAACAAGCAAAGAGCAGAGCCGAGAAAGCTGTAGAGTTGGCACCTAATAATGCCAGTTACCGACTCTTGTTGGCACAGGCGGAAGAACGCCTAAATAACGTAATAGCAGCCGAGACACACCTTAGAATGGCCCATAAACTGGAGCCCGAACAGACTGATATTAACTTTGAACTGGGTCGCTTATTGTGGTCCCATGTAAAAAGTCCGGCTGGTCTGTCCTTTCTGGTTAAGGCAGCTCGGGCTGGGCATGATGAGGCCCAGGCCTTTTTGACTATGATCAACATAGATAGAGGGAGAAAAAGGCTGTTTTCCAGAACTGATAGAGGAGGAACGGTATTTGAGCACACTGCTTATTGA
- a CDS encoding amidohydrolase yields the protein MSTLLIEGATVITVDSDNRIFAPGDIICADGRLAYVGPPQHHQPGEFDQVLSGQGMVVLPGLVNAHTHAAMTLFRSYADDLALQPWLKEKIWPLEAKLTPEAVYWGALLACLEMMEAGVTTFADMYFFMEETATAVRESGLRADLSVGMTGLDPKAGEKSLGQAAEFVQSFHGTAEGRVSCRLGPHAPYTCPRPFLLQVVKTAQELSCGLHIHLAETKLEVEELRKETGLTPIQFYHSVLQEVGPIPTIAAHCVHVNEEDIKLLAANGIGVAHNPGSNLKLASGIAPLIALMDKGVAVGLGTDGAASNNNLDVLEEARLAALVHKCASSDPTAIPAQAALRLATMGGAEALGLQEQIGSLEVGKQADLIVLREDSPHLSPRHDIVSRIIYSARAADVELVMVGGEIVVKQGRALTLNRDVIMSQVQRIVEETW from the coding sequence TTGAGCACACTGCTTATTGAGGGGGCTACTGTAATAACAGTAGACAGCGATAATCGCATCTTTGCTCCCGGCGATATTATTTGCGCCGACGGTCGTTTAGCCTATGTAGGTCCGCCGCAGCATCACCAGCCGGGTGAGTTTGATCAAGTGTTGTCGGGTCAAGGGATGGTAGTGCTGCCAGGTTTGGTCAACGCCCATACCCATGCGGCCATGACCCTTTTCCGCAGTTATGCTGATGATCTTGCTTTGCAGCCCTGGCTAAAAGAAAAAATATGGCCTCTGGAAGCTAAGCTTACACCAGAAGCCGTTTATTGGGGAGCGCTGTTGGCTTGCTTGGAAATGATGGAAGCCGGAGTTACCACTTTTGCTGACATGTATTTCTTCATGGAGGAGACGGCCACAGCGGTCCGGGAGAGCGGTCTGAGGGCTGATTTGTCGGTAGGCATGACCGGCTTGGATCCCAAAGCCGGAGAAAAATCCTTGGGACAAGCTGCTGAGTTTGTTCAGTCTTTTCATGGTACCGCTGAGGGTCGTGTTAGTTGCCGGTTGGGTCCTCATGCCCCCTATACATGCCCGCGGCCTTTCTTGTTACAGGTTGTCAAGACAGCGCAGGAACTAAGTTGTGGCCTTCATATTCACCTGGCGGAAACAAAGCTGGAAGTGGAGGAGCTGAGGAAAGAAACCGGCCTGACACCGATACAGTTTTACCATAGTGTCCTACAAGAGGTAGGTCCAATACCGACGATCGCTGCTCATTGTGTGCATGTGAACGAAGAAGACATCAAGCTGTTGGCCGCAAACGGGATTGGGGTGGCCCATAACCCCGGCAGCAATCTTAAATTAGCCAGTGGGATCGCTCCTCTAATCGCATTAATGGACAAAGGCGTAGCAGTGGGCCTGGGTACCGATGGCGCGGCTTCAAACAATAACTTGGATGTATTGGAAGAAGCTAGATTGGCGGCACTGGTACACAAATGTGCCAGCAGTGATCCCACAGCGATTCCAGCTCAGGCAGCCCTTCGCCTGGCGACTATGGGCGGAGCAGAAGCTTTGGGATTGCAGGAGCAGATTGGAAGCCTAGAGGTGGGAAAACAGGCCGATCTGATAGTGCTGAGGGAAGACAGTCCGCATCTCAGCCCTCGGCACGACATAGTTTCCCGGATCATCTATTCAGCCCGGGCGGCGGATGTTGAGCTTGTCATGGTTGGTGGAGAAATCGTGGTGAAGCAGGGTAGGGCACTGACGTTAAATCGAGACGTGATAATGAGTCAAGTACAGAGAATCGTGGAAGAGACGTGGTAA